The genomic DNA tggcatattgtatggcatttgaggcatactgaatgcagcaagataaggattgttaaaatatggcatgtttgcaaaatgtgcataaggattttgttgagacataacaggcatagcatgtagaggtgatacagacatgttaggcatggaagagggtacagttatgggagatttcttaatagatttacagttagcagatagatgattaacactactacaatgcacacagctttttctaggagcatacttgtcaggtgtgtaattgttatgtttgttaactcctaccttcccatttctgttggatttccttttggattcctttttatcctcaaccatcttgagcctattgtttaactgttctaaggtcatgtgccctacattcacctttctgacatctttggatgtgcttgctccttctttgacaaagttctttgaagttgaaccaaactttttgttgagtttctttagattttctcttttagaaacatctgcctgttttaattgaggaaccttcaacggatgttccttttcttccttcaacggataactttcatcatccgttgattccacatccgttgacagtccatcaattaattccagtttctttttatttttatcccaggcagtttcacagaatgattcaattccttggactttggcaatttgagcacttacatccctagatgttttccaggctttaatcacctcttgctctttctctaattgattggaaagtatttctactttcttaacagattcagctagttcattttcaacagatatacaatgcaatttggttttctctaggtcaatcaacttattttctaacacagtatttctattacttaaaaacagattgttctctttgatcctactattttctttagcaagagatttaagagacacacgcaaatgatacaattcagtagacatgtcattgaaagcatcattgcactcttctttagtaagctgtgttaaatcagtagtgattacctgattgcttgatgaactaacttcattttcttcagaatcagccatgagagcaaggttgacataatccacatcttcatcctcttcatctccatcagctgcccagtccttttcttgagtgatgaaagccctttccttctgtttgagtagatcaaaatatttctttttgtaatctacttgttcaaatttcttcttttcagaggttggctttctgcactcacttgcaaagtgtccacttataccacaattaaaacacttgaacttggatttgtccaccatgttcttatagggtttagtggctctagtgtttttcctgaacttcatctttgcaaatctcctggacagaaatgcaagatgctcatcaataccatcagagtcatcttgactggagttgtcttcattttcagcaacttgctctttacccttgtctgattctggatttcttacaccatctttggagcttgatgtagatctcacagtttcttttctgcattctttctcattttcagctaccaatgcaactgaacctcctttctttctccccctctccaatacctcatcctgttccaactctagttcataagtcttcaagattccatataatctttcaagagtaaagtccttataatcctgagagtttcttaaggaaacagtcatgggtttccattcctttggtaaggatctcaaaaatttaagatttgaatccttcacctggtacactctaccatacagcttcagtccattcaacagcttttggaatctattaaatgtgtcatttaaagattcattttcttcaaaatgaaagtactcatactgttgaatgagaagctgcattttgttctcttttacttgttctgtaccttcacacagcaactgaactgtgtcccaaacctctttggcagttgaacaatttatcacattatcaaacatatccttgtcaagaccattaaacaaaatgttcatagccttcttatccttgtggacttcttctgtgtcttccattgtccattctgctctaggttttggaatggattgaccaacagcaattgtggccgtagcaactgtggctactttgtggggaatgtgaggaccattctcaatgcagtttacataaccttcatcttgggagagtagatgaaggtgcattttcaccttccagtggtgataactgtctttgtcaagaactgggatctttactccaatatccttcttactcatctttgttagattccaagatctttaaactctttgtgtgtcaagagcttgctctgataccaattgttattcctagaggactaacaatgagatttacagaaggggggttgaatgtaaatctcaaaactttttcaggttttgagaagtttattaaagcagtgtgttctagatgaacaagtgtatgaattgctttgagctaatgcagacagatatatattcaaacacaaaatgtaaagaacacaacaaactttaaaaacttttctggtggatttgttgttccaccagagatggtatattagaaaatctgtgttcaacaatgttgatcacagctgcatcctagtacaaactagatgaattttctctcaagatatttcttaacagctctggaaaatctctctctaattactagcttcttcttggtttatatattaccaagtgtacaagtgaaaaacaatataaaattacaatagtaaaataagttcttcacttgcttcttttcctgttcactccagtactttgttgactattgcatctttgtactaaagaagaacggctgctttttctgttgatcctgaaattcggctgccacatctcagttttctctgtcaacccatgtgcctctgtctgtaggtacaactaccacttatcaacggctaattagcagaacatccgttgaagctttcatccgttaatgacttcatccgttgaaggatgttatccgttgaagctttcatccgttgatgcatttatccgttgatgctctcatccgttgaaggatgttatccgttgaagctttagagacatccgttgaagcttagcttctcatccgttgaaggtctttaagtcatccgttgataccacttcatttatacaaaattacaaggcatgaaatatttacaattggccttcctatctgcatatcatctagtagtcaacatgacttatagtttctctcaacttctaagaattacattttaaatacagagactgaaatatgctacaatactagacttatttctaagtaaagctacaccatcaacggatagccaaagtggtcttatccgttgaggctactgacactaaatttctacttaagtattttgttaaacatatcatcaaactaatgcacatatattcctaacaaatacAAATCTTTGTATTGAGCTTCCATATCTGCCCTGTCATAACTGGTTTCCTCCATTATCAACATATTCATATCTTGTTCTATGTACATTGATGGAGGCTGAGAAATTTGAGGGGTAGTTTTTTAGAGTCTTGCCCACTGATTTAAGCAAAGAATCAATTTCTGCATAAAAGATGTAAGATTTACTCATAGAACAAATCatacatttattttttaatttacaAACACATAAACAGTATGctaataaattatataaatgaaaAAAAAGGAACCTGTAAGGGCAAAGAAGTTAATTTGTTCCTCCGTCAGATTGAGATCAGGCTTCCCAGATTTTAGTCGTCTTTGAAACAAAATGTCATCACTCATAGAATGACAATGAGTGCTCCACAATGAGTTCAAGTCACTCACTTTACAGTTAACAATAATGTGAACAAATAATTCCCGAATCTGAGGTGCAAATCCACATTTCGAACATTCAGCAATTACTTCATGCCATTCATTGTCATTATCAAGAAATCCATGTTCTTTGCATGCATCTTTAAATGAAGGATACAGAACACCGTTCACTGTTCTTAATGACTCAAATGATGTAGGGCCGCGGATCTTAGAAAGCAACAACGTAAGAACCATATTTCACCAGTACTATGATGTGTATAAACCAATCTACCAATGACCAAACCTTTTTTCCTAACAGTCCAAGTCATTTGCGCATCATTCCAAACATAATTCCTTGGAATCTCATCATATGTGAAATGTCGGGCATTCTCATCTCTCTGATTTAACTGAAAAAAAGCTTCAAGTTTACTGTTTTTAAACCGAGCTCTAGAAGCAACCTTCTCCAATGACTCATTAGCTCTAAATGTACAATTCTTTTGCCCAGGCAAGTAAAATAATAGTCGCTCAACAGCTATTGATTGATGATGTATGTCCAAGCCAAAAATACGGTAGGCAGCTTCACATCCACAAATGTAACGACCATCAAAAAATGCTTGAATTTCATTAACGGTACCATCATTTTGAACGTTCCCTTTAATTTCTACTATAGCCCTGTCATGCCCTTTTAGGCAGTACTTGAACAAATATTTTAAGCTCCGAGCATGACAACATACTTCAATATTAATATGACATTGATATTTAATCAACAACTCTCGATTGTAAGGGACCACCCACTGATTATCTAAATCAGTTTTCCTTACTTTTACAGTATGCCTTGTTTTTCTACGCATGTAAAGGGGAAAACCGGATTCATCAAACATTGTGCGGGGACAATATCTATATAAAAAAATAGGGAAAATGAATTTTTTCGTCATCCAACTTATTGTGTGTTTAGAAACTTACCACtcaactataattttttttattttactcactaatgttaggttcAGATTTTTTTAGTCACTAACGTTAGGTTCGGATTCGATTATTAGTATTTTGTCAATTTTCTatagcattattaaaatatagtgatAACCAGTACAAAAAGTATCAAATGTGTCTTATAAGAAAACTTATATCTGTATGAGTTTGCTAGATGCATATGGAGGGGTCGTATAATGTCTGAATTATATACGTATGTTATAGGAAGGACGCATATTGTTTTTAAAAATCTGATCATAACAGATGTATATACATTGTAAACAGACGTATAAAATCAGTTCATATACGTCTTTTACTTTTTAGGTGGGGTACTAAGCTCAAAACCAAAATTATTAGGAAGAGGCATCCCAATCCATactaaaattattgggaaataaaaaaaataaaaaattcaatatAATCAAATTAGCAAACTGATTACAAAGTACtaaaaaacattaaaaaaattacatatcaATATTTTACCAAACGACACTTTACAAAAACCAAATGAAATCACTAATCACAACTCCTTCATGTAACTTTTACTAACCCAAAATCAAAACCATAAATCCATCCACTTTAATAAAATTGTGAATCAAATATATTAATAaacacaaaaataaaataatgttGTAATAATGTGAATTTGGTATTAAATCAAACAACTGTCACAAGATATTTTACTTACAAACATAAttttataacttatttttaaggttttttttgtatataaaaatttaaactttaaattattattcagaagaataaaaattaaaataattcatGAAACTACATCTTTTAGGAGCCTTAAAATGTTTGTCAAACTCTTATCACCAAGGTAAACGTTTTGGGGGACATATGGAGtactatatataaa from Apium graveolens cultivar Ventura chromosome 5, ASM990537v1, whole genome shotgun sequence includes the following:
- the LOC141661129 gene encoding uncharacterized protein LOC141661129, with amino-acid sequence MFDENNELVQKFRIARDRYEESPIVELRIILKVCRSESGRETHVGPSDEVAAIMVGDLEDLCASRDIIIDSKTKGLERITNIHPKLMALQYPILFPCGEDGYHKYIKYNREEDDKEKKQEYCPMKDFYSYKFQVRHNESMTPRLSSRLFQQYVVDSFSIIEQSRLWWFKTHQTTLKNELYHHICDYLQTGDGDSSKIGKSFILLAGFVGSKCYMQQKFQDALAVCRHVGHPDLFLTMTCNSMWDEIQQMMKLIPGGTPQNNPDIIARVFRLKLNQLLDDIKKKLFFGKCIGVMYVVEFQKRGLPHVNMLICLDVTSKINLKSNVDKYVSAEIPDHLLDPVGYAAVKAFMIHGPRGVEFLNSPCMKDYNLWIGMPLPNNFGFELSTPPKKYCPRTMFDESGFPLYMRRKTRHTVKVRKTDLDNQWVVPYNRELLIKYQCHINIEVCCHARSLKYLFKYCLKGHDRAIVEIKGNVQNDGTVNEIQAFFDGRYICGCEAAYRIFGLDIHHQSIAVERLLFYLPGQKNCTFRANESLEKVASRARFKNSKLEAFFQLNQRDENARHFTYDEIPRNYVWNDAQMTWTVRKKGLVIGRLIRGPTSFESLRTVNGVLYPSFKDACKEHGFLDNDNEWHEVIAECSKCGFAPQIRELFVHIIVNCKVSDLNSLWSTHCHSMSDDILFQRRLKSGKPDLNLTEEQINFFALTEIDSLLKSVGKTLKNYPSNFSASINVHRTRYEYVDNGGNQL